One Streptomyces sp. ML-6 genomic region harbors:
- the yajC gene encoding preprotein translocase subunit YajC has product MNPVTLLPFIVLIGAMFLMTRSAKKKQAAAVQMRNEMQPGTGVRTIGGMYATVKEVHDDTVLLEVAPGVHAVYAKNAVGAVLDDEEYNRIVHGDDALDGAIVPDDASSLTEDASDDAAIDLEKKAGADDAEPTDIKSDKKSEGKTDGEADAK; this is encoded by the coding sequence GTGAATCCCGTGACTCTCCTCCCCTTCATCGTGCTCATCGGGGCCATGTTCCTGATGACGCGGTCCGCCAAGAAGAAGCAGGCGGCCGCAGTCCAGATGCGCAACGAGATGCAGCCCGGCACCGGCGTCCGGACGATCGGGGGCATGTACGCCACCGTCAAGGAGGTTCACGACGACACCGTCCTCCTCGAGGTCGCGCCCGGCGTGCACGCCGTCTACGCCAAGAACGCCGTCGGCGCCGTCCTCGACGACGAGGAGTACAACCGCATCGTCCACGGCGACGACGCCCTCGACGGCGCGATCGTTCCGGACGACGCCTCCTCGCTGACCGAGGACGCCTCGGACGACGCCGCGATCGACCTGGAGAAGAAGGCCGGGGCCGACGACGCCGAGCCGACGGACATCAAGTCCGACAAGAAGTCCGAGGGCAAGACCGACGGCGAGGCCGACGCGAAGTAG